The Oceanidesulfovibrio indonesiensis DNA segment AGATCCTCGCGAAACTGACCGTTCTCCACCTGCTCTTCGAGATTCTGGTGCGTGGCGCAGATCACGCGAACGTCGACGTTGATGGTCTGCTCGCTGCCCAGGCGCTGGATTTCCTGCTCCTGAATGGCCCGCAACACCTTGGCCTGGGCCGACAGGGAAAGCTCGCCTATCTCGTCGAGAAAGAGCGTGCCCTGGTGCGCCAGTTCGAACATGCCCTTCTTGTTCGCCACGGCGCCGGTAAAGGCGCCTTTCTGGTGGCCGAAAAGCTCGCTCTCCACCAGTTCGGAGGGCAAAGCCGCGCAGTTGAGTTTCACGAGGGGCATTTCCGCCCGGGGACTCGCCTGGTGGATAGCCTCGGCAAAGAGTTCCTTACCGGTGCCGGATTCGCCGCGCAGCAGCACGGTGGCGCGGGAAGGCCCCACCTGCCGCACCTGATTGAGCACCAGACGCATGGGCTTGGACGTGGCCACGATGTTCGGCGCTTCGGATTCGATCTCCGAACTGCCGGCCATGAGCCCCTGCGAGATGAGATGCTTCTGCCGGGCTATCTCTTCCTGGAGATAGGCGGCCTGGTTGGCGATCATGCCGGCTACCACTTCCAGGAACCGGCAATGGGCCTCCAGCATGTCCACCGGTTCGCGCGGAATATCCACCGACAACGTGCCGATGACCTCCTGCACGCCTTCGGAATCTTTGTTCGGGCTCAGCACGGGAACGCAGACGAAGGCGAGACTTCCCAACTCTTCCTCGGTCCGGCCGAAGGCCTTGTTGAGAAATGCCGGATGCTCCTTCATCACGGGCACCACCACGGGCTGGCCGGTGGTGAACACCTGGCCGGTGATGCCCTGCCCGGGCTCGTAGGTGGCCTGAGCGTTTTTCATCTGCGCATGCGTGAGCGAGACCTTGAGGTGCTTCGTCTCTGGATCGAAGATCGAGATATGCGGACGAAGCATGCCGTGATCCTCCGCAAGCGTCTTGAGCAAAGTCTTCAGGCTCGACTGGAACGAGCTTTGCGGGCCCATGACCGAAAGTATCTTGCGGAGTGTGTGCAGATACGGACCGATCTCCTGGGCGTGGGTCGCGACATCATCCATACTATCTTTCCTGATGGGGGGTTAAGCGTTCGAGGCGAGTGCGGCTTCCGCGCCTAGGTCGGCGGCCTCGAGGTTCACTCCCGCGATTTTCGGGTTCAGGTTGCGTTCGATGGTAGCCTTGAGGGCGTCCACGCCAAAAGGCAGCACATCCGCGGCCAGCATGGCCGCAAGCAACGCGATGTTGCCGCTCTGCACGGCGCCGGCTTTTTTGCCCAGGGTGCGTGCGGGCAGCATGATCGCCCTGGATGCGGCATTGCGAATCGCGTGCTCGATTGTCGTGATGTCCGGATATTCGGCCTTGCCAAGGGACACGGATACGGGCGGTACGGCCTCGGTGGAGGAGACAACGATGCCGCCGGGAGCCAGGAACTCCAACGCACGATACGTTTCCAGAGGCTCAAAACCGATGAGGATGTCGGCTTCGCCAAGTCCGATCTTCGGGCTCAGCAGGCCGCCGAGCAGTACGGTGGAAACGACCACGCCGCCGCGCTGGGCCATGCCGTGGATCTCGCCGGAGGTCACGGGAATGCCCTGTTCCAACGCCGTCTGTGCCAGCAGATTGGTGGCGGTGAGAGTGCCCTGCCCTCCTACGCCTGTCAGAAATATGCGCGCTTTTTCCATGAGGCTATCCTTTCTTGCGCGCCTTGATGGCGCCGGTGTCTTCGCGTTCCTTGGTGATCTGCGCGCAGACCATGC contains these protein-coding regions:
- a CDS encoding sigma-54-dependent Fis family transcriptional regulator, with amino-acid sequence MDDVATHAQEIGPYLHTLRKILSVMGPQSSFQSSLKTLLKTLAEDHGMLRPHISIFDPETKHLKVSLTHAQMKNAQATYEPGQGITGQVFTTGQPVVVPVMKEHPAFLNKAFGRTEEELGSLAFVCVPVLSPNKDSEGVQEVIGTLSVDIPREPVDMLEAHCRFLEVVAGMIANQAAYLQEEIARQKHLISQGLMAGSSEIESEAPNIVATSKPMRLVLNQVRQVGPSRATVLLRGESGTGKELFAEAIHQASPRAEMPLVKLNCAALPSELVESELFGHQKGAFTGAVANKKGMFELAHQGTLFLDEIGELSLSAQAKVLRAIQEQEIQRLGSEQTINVDVRVICATHQNLEEQVENGQFREDLYYRINVFPIFIPPLRERREDILPMAEHFLKVYAKEYGKDIKRVSTPAIELLTQYDWPGNVRELKNCLERAVLLCDEAVIRTYHLPPTLQTAESSATDTNLSFCDAVAKFEQELLVDALKKAKGNMLQAARDLRVSYRIVNYKVKKYGLDAKKFSSSGRSKK
- a CDS encoding indolepyruvate oxidoreductase subunit beta gives rise to the protein MEKARIFLTGVGGQGTLTATNLLAQTALEQGIPVTSGEIHGMAQRGGVVVSTVLLGGLLSPKIGLGEADILIGFEPLETYRALEFLAPGGIVVSSTEAVPPVSVSLGKAEYPDITTIEHAIRNAASRAIMLPARTLGKKAGAVQSGNIALLAAMLAADVLPFGVDALKATIERNLNPKIAGVNLEAADLGAEAALASNA